A genome region from Candidatus Methylomirabilis sp. includes the following:
- a CDS encoding MmgE/PrpD family protein: protein MATFAEALGTFAASLTPSTLPPEVAEKATHLLLDTAGVALAAAPEDFARSVQEVALRLGGPPEATLWGRTQRVGMANAVLANGTLAHGLDYDDTLEEAIVHTGCCCATAALAVGEAHRAPGAAVLAAIAAGVEVMSAVGLVAPGAFHRRGFHPTALCGPFGAAAAAGNLLGLSAAELTTAFGLCGSQAGGIIEYLADGSWSKRLHPGWAAHAGLTAVLLARAGFTAPRTVFEGTHGFFRAFAGEAPDPGRLARLRDNLGREWAILRLMFKAYPCGSINQPYMDCAARLRAKAHLDPSGIREILCRTPEGVVHRLWEPLAEKRRPATPYGAKFSLPYCIALVLVEGEAGVEGFTDAKVRDPRILAVAEKVRYVVDPSLPYPQRFTGHVRVMLEDGGVLEEMQEAPRGGPEMSFSPEELAEKFRTNAARALPPLQVEEALGRLLKLGAEPDAAAAAAALRGTS, encoded by the coding sequence ATGGCCACCTTCGCCGAGGCCCTGGGAACCTTCGCTGCCAGCCTCACCCCGTCCACCCTGCCTCCTGAGGTGGCGGAGAAGGCCACGCACCTCCTCCTGGACACGGCCGGCGTCGCGCTGGCCGCGGCCCCGGAGGACTTCGCCCGCAGCGTCCAGGAAGTGGCCCTCCGCCTCGGGGGCCCGCCCGAGGCCACCCTCTGGGGCCGGACGCAGCGGGTGGGGATGGCGAACGCGGTCCTGGCCAACGGGACGCTGGCCCACGGCCTGGACTACGACGACACCCTGGAGGAGGCCATCGTCCATACCGGGTGCTGCTGCGCCACGGCGGCCCTCGCCGTTGGGGAAGCGCACCGGGCCCCGGGGGCGGCGGTCCTCGCGGCGATCGCCGCCGGCGTAGAGGTGATGTCCGCCGTGGGGCTGGTGGCCCCGGGAGCCTTCCACCGGCGGGGCTTCCACCCGACAGCGCTCTGCGGCCCATTCGGCGCGGCGGCGGCGGCGGGGAACCTCCTGGGACTGAGTGCGGCCGAACTCACCACCGCGTTCGGCCTTTGCGGGAGCCAGGCGGGCGGGATCATTGAGTACCTGGCGGACGGCTCGTGGAGCAAGCGGCTGCATCCGGGCTGGGCCGCCCACGCAGGGCTCACGGCGGTCCTGCTCGCCCGCGCCGGGTTCACCGCGCCCCGGACCGTCTTCGAAGGGACGCACGGGTTCTTCCGGGCCTTCGCCGGGGAAGCCCCCGACCCCGGACGCCTCGCGCGGCTCCGCGACAACCTCGGCCGCGAGTGGGCGATCCTCAGGCTCATGTTCAAGGCCTACCCCTGCGGCTCCATCAACCAGCCCTACATGGACTGCGCGGCGCGCCTCCGGGCGAAGGCGCACCTCGACCCCTCAGGCATCCGTGAGATCCTCTGCCGGACCCCCGAGGGCGTGGTCCACCGCCTCTGGGAGCCGCTGGCGGAGAAGCGGCGGCCGGCGACCCCCTACGGGGCGAAGTTCAGCCTGCCCTACTGCATCGCCCTGGTGCTGGTGGAAGGCGAGGCCGGGGTCGAGGGATTCACCGACGCCAAGGTCAGGGACCCGCGGATCCTCGCGGTCGCCGAGAAGGTCCGCTACGTGGTGGACCCGAGCCTCCCCTACCCGCAACGGTTCACGGGGCACGTGCGGGTGATGCTCGAGGACGGCGGGGTCCTGGAAGAGATGCAGGAGGCACCGCGGGGCGGCCCCGAGATGTCCTTCTCGCCCGAGGAGCTGGCGGAGAAGTTCCGGACGAACGCGGCAAGGGCGTTGCCGCCGCTCCAGGTGGAGGAGGCCCTCGGCCGCCTGCTAAAGCTCGGCGCGGAGCCGGACGCCGCCGCCGCGGCTGCGGCCTTGCGAGGCACGTCGTGA
- the pdxA gene encoding 4-hydroxythreonine-4-phosphate dehydrogenase PdxA, whose amino-acid sequence MPIRPIVGITMGDPAGIGPEICLRTAVDPRVQRAAVPVIVGDRGALERVRAASRVRRRIRPVGSPAEARGDGAVEVLDLKNVDLAACPLGVVSAAAGRAAVEYVFRSIELATAGQIAAAVTAPLNKEAMRQAGFPYDGHTEIYAEKTGTRDYSMMLVVGRLRVLHVSTHVALREAVTRVARERVLTVIRLAGVAARMLGVRAPRIGVAGLNPHAGEGGLFGREEIEQITPAIEAARAEGFDVHGPISADTLLYRARRGEFDFVVAMYHDQGHVPLKLIGFDRGINVTVGLPMIRTSVDHGTAFDIVGTGKARHASLVAATLLAVRMARRWRPAGGSTAMPA is encoded by the coding sequence ATGCCCATCCGACCCATTGTTGGCATCACCATGGGGGATCCGGCCGGCATCGGCCCAGAGATCTGCCTCCGGACCGCGGTAGACCCGCGCGTGCAGCGGGCGGCCGTGCCGGTCATCGTCGGAGACCGGGGCGCGCTGGAGCGGGTCCGGGCGGCCTCCCGCGTCAGGCGGCGGATCCGGCCGGTGGGCTCGCCAGCCGAGGCTCGCGGGGACGGCGCCGTCGAGGTCCTGGACCTGAAGAACGTGGACCTGGCCGCCTGCCCGCTCGGCGTGGTGTCCGCGGCGGCCGGCCGGGCGGCTGTGGAGTACGTGTTCAGGTCCATCGAGCTGGCCACGGCCGGCCAGATCGCCGCCGCCGTCACGGCGCCCCTGAACAAGGAAGCGATGCGCCAGGCCGGGTTTCCCTACGACGGCCACACGGAGATCTACGCCGAGAAGACCGGGACCAGGGACTACAGCATGATGCTGGTGGTGGGCCGGCTCCGGGTCCTGCACGTCTCCACCCACGTGGCCCTCCGCGAGGCGGTCACGCGGGTGGCGCGGGAGCGGGTCCTGACGGTCATCCGGCTGGCCGGCGTGGCGGCGCGGATGCTGGGGGTCCGGGCGCCCCGGATCGGCGTGGCGGGCCTGAACCCGCACGCAGGGGAGGGGGGCCTCTTCGGCCGGGAAGAGATCGAGCAGATCACTCCCGCCATCGAGGCGGCGCGGGCCGAGGGGTTCGACGTCCATGGCCCGATCTCGGCCGATACGCTCCTCTACCGGGCCCGGCGGGGGGAGTTCGACTTCGTCGTCGCCATGTACCATGACCAGGGTCATGTCCCGCTGAAGCTGATCGGGTTCGACCGGGGGATCAACGTGACGGTAGGGCTTCCCATGATCCGGACCTCCGTAGACCACGGGACCGCCTTCGACATCGTCGGGACGGGGAAGGCGCGGCACGCAAGCCTGGTGGCCGCGACCCTCCTCGCCGTCCGGATGGCGCGGCGCTGGCGCCCGGCGGGCGGGTCCACGGCAATGCCCGCTTGA
- a CDS encoding CopD family protein: protein MLDTLMQWLHLGGVIIGVGGVAFARFVLIPTAAALPPEQRAPFMARIGARFNPILWAAIGVILMSGLYNMLSSLQAGVDVRYQAVLGLKVLLALALFTIAFLITLPFPALAGMQKQRPRWLLVNLTLATIIVLLSAALRRM from the coding sequence GTGCTCGACACCCTGATGCAGTGGCTCCACCTCGGGGGGGTGATCATCGGAGTGGGCGGTGTGGCCTTCGCGCGCTTCGTCCTGATCCCGACGGCGGCCGCCCTGCCACCGGAGCAGCGGGCCCCGTTCATGGCGAGGATCGGCGCGCGGTTCAACCCCATCCTCTGGGCCGCCATCGGGGTCATCCTGATGAGCGGCCTCTACAATATGCTCTCGTCCCTTCAGGCCGGGGTGGATGTCCGCTACCAGGCAGTCCTGGGGCTGAAGGTTCTCCTGGCCCTCGCGCTCTTCACCATTGCCTTCCTGATCACCCTCCCCTTCCCGGCGCTTGCCGGAATGCAGAAGCAGCGGCCCCGCTGGCTGCTGGTGAACCTCACGCTGGCGACCATCATCGTCCTCCTCTCCGCCGCCCTCCGCCGGATGTAG